One Arthrobacter sp. StoSoilB19 DNA window includes the following coding sequences:
- a CDS encoding ABC transporter ATP-binding protein, with protein sequence MTAPIPSPAPNTGPVAALSIRGLAKRFGGKIAVDGISLEVPAGSFFGIVGPNGAGKTTTLSMATGLLRPDFGTAVVHGVDVWRHPLEAKRLMGILPDGVRLFDRLTGEQLITYAGLLRGMDKAVVAARVGELLAAMDLAQDAGTLVVDYSAGMTKKIALASALIHAPRLLVLDEPFEAVDPVSAANIRSILDRYVASGGTVIVSSHVMDLVQRMCDHVAVVARGRLLAAGTVDEVRAGASLEDRFVQLVGGHSHTEGLEWLRTF encoded by the coding sequence ATGACTGCTCCGATACCGTCCCCGGCGCCGAATACGGGGCCCGTGGCGGCCCTGTCCATCCGCGGGCTGGCCAAAAGGTTCGGCGGGAAGATCGCGGTGGACGGCATCAGCCTGGAGGTCCCGGCGGGTTCGTTTTTCGGGATCGTGGGGCCCAACGGTGCGGGCAAGACCACCACGCTGTCCATGGCCACCGGCCTCCTGCGTCCCGATTTCGGCACGGCGGTGGTGCACGGGGTGGATGTGTGGCGGCACCCGCTGGAAGCCAAGCGGCTGATGGGGATCCTGCCCGACGGCGTCCGGCTCTTCGACCGGCTCACCGGGGAGCAGCTGATCACGTACGCCGGGCTGCTGCGCGGCATGGACAAAGCCGTGGTGGCCGCCCGGGTAGGGGAGCTGCTGGCGGCAATGGACCTGGCCCAGGACGCCGGGACGCTGGTGGTGGACTATTCCGCCGGCATGACAAAGAAGATCGCCCTGGCCTCGGCCTTGATCCACGCCCCGAGGCTGCTGGTCCTGGACGAGCCCTTCGAAGCCGTTGACCCGGTGTCGGCGGCGAACATCCGGTCCATCCTGGACCGGTACGTCGCCTCCGGTGGAACGGTCATCGTCTCCAGCCATGTGATGGACCTGGTCCAGCGCATGTGCGACCACGTCGCCGTGGTGGCCCGGGGCAGGCTGCTGGCCGCAGGAACCGTGGACGAGGTGCGGGCCGGCGCCTCGCTGGAGGACCGTTTCGTGCAGTTGGTCGGAGGCCACAGCCACACGGAAGGGCTGGAATGGTTGCGCACCTTCTGA
- a CDS encoding Na+/H+ antiporter: MGIALGLLVIVAVVCAGSAVGRRFNIPVPLLLVLAGVAGSFLPFIPPVELNPELVLVGLLPPLLYAAAFRTSLFDFKSNRRSIGLLSVGYVIFGTVGVGLVVWWLFPEIPLAAAIALGAVVAPPDAVAATAIARKVGMPRRIVNILEGESLVNDATALVCLRAAVAAIAGSVSALDVAGGFVVAAGGGLAVGLAAAYLLTEVRKRISNVAINTSTSLMAPFVAFLPAEAIHASGVLAVVVTGLVMGTKAPSMPNGAARQSARSNWDTVQFLLENAVFLLIGLQVRSIIDSVQDDSLGAGRVWLGCAVILLAVLVLRPVWVFPATYLPRLIPSVQRKDPAPPWQFPAIVSWAGMRGVVTLAAVLTLPDDLEHRNVLVLAAMVVVAGTLVLQGFTLPALVRVLGLPGPDRREDALNQAALMQLATAAGMERLEQLRRENDPPEVMDMLRRRTQERGLAAWERLGRPAAESATPSQRYAQLRMAMLEAERDKVLELRRGGDFAHEVLSEVLERLDVEESMLDASLNEPDAATEGGGEGLAQPGGVCDHLTAAMPSPVPANPTCAGCEREGTTPVHLRMCLACGNIGCCDSSAGRHASRHFKEAGHPVMRSIEPGEDWRWCYVDDLLG, from the coding sequence ATGGGTATTGCGTTGGGCCTGCTGGTGATCGTTGCTGTGGTGTGCGCCGGCAGCGCCGTGGGCCGCAGGTTCAATATCCCGGTTCCGCTGCTGCTGGTCCTGGCCGGGGTGGCGGGATCGTTCCTGCCATTCATTCCGCCCGTCGAGCTGAACCCCGAACTGGTGCTGGTCGGCCTGCTGCCGCCGCTGCTGTACGCGGCCGCGTTCCGCACGTCGCTGTTCGACTTCAAGAGCAACCGCCGCTCCATCGGATTGCTGTCCGTTGGCTACGTCATCTTCGGCACCGTGGGAGTCGGGTTGGTGGTGTGGTGGCTGTTCCCGGAAATCCCGCTGGCCGCAGCCATTGCGCTTGGCGCGGTGGTGGCGCCGCCTGACGCGGTGGCGGCTACGGCCATTGCACGGAAGGTGGGGATGCCCCGCCGGATCGTGAACATCCTGGAAGGCGAGTCACTGGTCAACGACGCCACGGCACTGGTGTGCCTGCGTGCTGCGGTGGCGGCCATCGCGGGCTCCGTCTCCGCCCTGGATGTGGCGGGTGGATTTGTGGTGGCGGCCGGCGGCGGCCTGGCGGTGGGACTGGCCGCAGCGTACCTCCTCACCGAAGTCAGGAAGCGGATCAGCAACGTTGCCATCAACACCTCAACATCGCTGATGGCACCCTTCGTTGCGTTCCTCCCCGCCGAGGCGATCCACGCGTCCGGGGTGCTCGCCGTCGTCGTAACCGGCCTGGTGATGGGCACCAAGGCGCCGTCCATGCCCAATGGTGCCGCGCGGCAAAGCGCCCGGAGCAACTGGGACACCGTCCAGTTCCTGCTGGAGAACGCCGTGTTCCTCCTGATCGGCCTGCAGGTGCGGAGCATCATCGACAGCGTCCAGGACGATTCGCTGGGTGCCGGCCGGGTGTGGCTGGGCTGCGCCGTGATCCTGCTGGCGGTGCTGGTGCTGCGGCCCGTCTGGGTTTTTCCGGCCACGTACCTGCCCCGGCTGATCCCTTCCGTGCAGCGGAAAGACCCCGCGCCGCCCTGGCAGTTCCCGGCCATTGTGTCCTGGGCAGGCATGCGCGGCGTGGTTACCCTTGCCGCCGTCCTGACGTTGCCGGACGACCTGGAGCACCGCAACGTACTGGTCCTGGCGGCCATGGTGGTGGTGGCAGGCACCCTGGTGCTGCAGGGATTCACGCTGCCGGCCCTGGTCCGGGTCCTGGGGCTGCCGGGACCGGACAGGCGCGAGGACGCGCTGAACCAGGCCGCGCTGATGCAGCTGGCCACCGCGGCGGGAATGGAGCGGCTGGAGCAGCTGCGGCGCGAGAACGACCCGCCCGAGGTCATGGATATGCTCCGGCGCCGGACCCAGGAGCGGGGACTCGCGGCCTGGGAGCGCCTGGGCAGGCCGGCCGCGGAGTCGGCCACCCCCAGCCAGCGTTACGCCCAATTGCGGATGGCCATGCTGGAGGCTGAGCGGGACAAGGTGCTGGAGCTTCGGCGTGGCGGGGACTTCGCGCATGAAGTCCTCAGTGAGGTCCTGGAACGGCTGGATGTGGAGGAGTCCATGCTTGATGCCTCCCTCAACGAACCCGACGCCGCCACAGAGGGCGGCGGCGAAGGACTTGCCCAGCCGGGCGGCGTGTGCGACCACCTGACCGCCGCCATGCCGTCGCCGGTTCCGGCGAACCCCACCTGTGCCGGGTGCGAACGGGAAGGGACCACACCGGTACACCTGCGAATGTGCCTGGCCTGCGGAAACATTGGCTGCTGCGATTCCTCGGCGGGACGGCACGCCAGCCGCCATTTCAAGGAAGCCGGCCACCCGGTCATGCGCAGCATTGAACCCGGTGAGGACTGGCGCTGGTGCTACGTGGATGACCTGCTCGGCTGA
- a CDS encoding DUF3253 domain-containing protein codes for MAHPGGTGPQTKVDRQLEAKILELLASRADTATICPSDAARAVGGDDWRRLMEPARAAARRLVDAGQVHITQGGSVVDPGTARGPIRIRKVPPN; via the coding sequence ATGGCGCATCCTGGCGGAACGGGGCCGCAAACCAAGGTTGACCGGCAGCTGGAAGCGAAGATCCTGGAACTGTTGGCATCCCGTGCGGACACGGCCACCATCTGCCCCTCTGATGCTGCCAGGGCCGTGGGCGGAGATGACTGGCGCCGGCTCATGGAACCCGCCCGGGCCGCCGCACGCCGCCTGGTGGACGCAGGGCAGGTCCACATCACCCAAGGCGGTTCCGTCGTTGATCCGGGTACGGCCAGGGGTCCGATCAGGATCCGGAAAGTGCCCCCGAACTAA
- a CDS encoding NADH:flavin oxidoreductase/NADH oxidase translates to MPALFQPLTLRSMELQHRGWVSPMCQYSCDPDDAPGVPNDWHLVHLGGFATGGAAMILTEAAAVNAAGRISPRDAGLYNDDQAAAWQRIISFVHRHGTAGTRIGVQLAHAGRKASTYWPFSGKHGSVPASDGGWDTVGPSTTAFEGYAAPAAMTVEQIHGVIADFAAAAVRAVDAGFDTMEIHGAHGYLLHQFQSPLINQRDDDWGGDEAGRNRLMLAVVDAVRAVIPDSMPLLLRISATDWAPGGVDQAASVRLAREAAARGVDLVDVSSGGAVAHQQIKPGLGYQTGFSAAIREEAGVATGTVGLVTTPGQAEHAVATGQADGVFIARAALRDPHWWLRAAFELGYDIAWPPQYERAIPRRAF, encoded by the coding sequence GTGCCGGCCCTGTTCCAGCCGCTGACGCTGCGGTCCATGGAGCTGCAGCACCGTGGCTGGGTATCGCCCATGTGCCAGTACAGCTGCGATCCCGACGACGCCCCGGGCGTTCCGAACGACTGGCACCTGGTGCACCTTGGCGGGTTTGCCACGGGCGGCGCCGCGATGATCCTCACGGAGGCCGCGGCAGTAAACGCCGCCGGCCGGATCAGTCCCCGCGACGCAGGCCTCTACAACGACGACCAGGCGGCGGCCTGGCAGCGGATTATCTCCTTTGTCCACCGGCACGGTACCGCCGGCACCAGGATCGGCGTGCAGCTGGCCCACGCCGGCCGCAAGGCGTCAACGTACTGGCCGTTTTCGGGCAAGCACGGGAGCGTTCCGGCGTCCGACGGCGGCTGGGACACCGTGGGCCCGTCCACCACCGCTTTCGAGGGCTATGCGGCGCCTGCCGCCATGACCGTGGAACAGATCCACGGCGTCATTGCCGATTTTGCCGCTGCCGCCGTGCGTGCGGTGGACGCCGGCTTTGACACGATGGAGATCCACGGGGCGCACGGCTACCTCCTGCACCAGTTCCAGAGCCCGCTGATCAACCAGCGTGACGACGACTGGGGCGGGGACGAAGCCGGACGGAACCGGCTCATGCTGGCCGTGGTGGACGCCGTCCGCGCTGTCATTCCCGATTCCATGCCCCTGCTGCTCCGGATCTCTGCCACAGACTGGGCGCCGGGCGGCGTGGACCAGGCGGCGTCGGTGCGGCTGGCCCGCGAGGCAGCCGCCCGCGGCGTGGACCTGGTGGATGTCTCCAGCGGCGGGGCCGTGGCGCACCAGCAGATCAAGCCGGGCCTGGGCTATCAAACCGGATTCTCCGCAGCCATCCGCGAGGAGGCAGGAGTCGCCACCGGCACGGTGGGGCTGGTGACCACGCCCGGGCAGGCGGAGCACGCCGTTGCCACCGGCCAGGCCGACGGCGTCTTCATTGCGCGCGCGGCGCTGCGCGACCCCCACTGGTGGCTGCGGGCCGCATTCGAACTGGGTTACGACATTGCCTGGCCGCCCCAGTACGAGCGGGCCATCCCGCGGCGTGCCTTCTGA